In the Phycisphaerales bacterium genome, one interval contains:
- a CDS encoding formylglycine-generating enzyme family protein — protein sequence MISITFFILKIAFSFTTISLQHQDAGPVPTGMVWVPAGEFTMGSNANDARPDESPAHQITMNGFWIDATEVTNAQFKRFVEATQYKTTAEKPVDWEELKKQVPPNTPKPPEEMMGPGSLVFIPPPQETAQSPHLQWWSWVPHASWHRPGGPGTSIEGMDNYPVVHISWEDANAYAQWAGKKLPTEAQWERAARYNADDQRYSWGHELEPNGVHMANIWQGEFPSVDTASDGFAGIAPVKQFAPNALHIYDMAGNVWEWTADRYQHDLYAIRKSAAPEGQSTNNPIGPDQSLDPRNPHALESRVQKGGSFLCHANYCSSYRPSARMSTTPDTSLSHSGFRCVLIPEPTPPKTD from the coding sequence ATGATTTCGATAACATTTTTTATCTTGAAAATCGCGTTCAGCTTCACCACGATATCGCTACAACACCAGGATGCTGGCCCCGTTCCGACTGGAATGGTCTGGGTTCCTGCTGGCGAATTTACGATGGGCAGCAATGCAAATGATGCAAGACCCGATGAAAGTCCTGCACATCAAATAACAATGAATGGTTTTTGGATTGATGCTACCGAAGTAACAAATGCTCAGTTCAAGCGTTTTGTTGAAGCCACCCAATATAAAACAACCGCAGAGAAGCCTGTTGATTGGGAAGAGCTTAAGAAGCAAGTACCACCAAACACTCCCAAGCCTCCTGAAGAGATGATGGGGCCCGGATCACTTGTTTTCATTCCACCGCCGCAAGAAACCGCGCAGAGTCCGCATCTGCAATGGTGGTCTTGGGTACCACACGCCAGTTGGCATCGCCCGGGCGGCCCAGGCACCTCCATTGAAGGAATGGATAACTACCCGGTTGTTCATATCTCATGGGAAGACGCAAACGCCTATGCGCAATGGGCGGGCAAGAAGCTTCCAACAGAAGCGCAATGGGAACGTGCCGCTCGCTATAACGCAGACGATCAGCGCTACAGCTGGGGCCATGAGCTGGAGCCAAATGGTGTTCACATGGCCAATATTTGGCAAGGCGAGTTCCCTTCAGTAGATACCGCATCGGATGGTTTTGCCGGCATTGCACCCGTTAAGCAATTCGCTCCCAATGCCTTGCACATCTATGACATGGCAGGCAATGTATGGGAATGGACCGCTGATCGTTATCAACATGACCTCTATGCCATCCGTAAGAGCGCAGCACCAGAAGGTCAGTCGACGAATAATCCCATTGGACCTGATCAGTCGCTGGACCCACGCAATCCGCACGCTTTAGAATCTCGGGTACAAAAAGGGGGCTCATTTCTCTGCCATGCCAACTATTGCAGCAGCTATCGTCCGAGTGCCCGCATGAGCACCACCCCAGACACAAGCTTGAGTCATAGTGGGTTTCGGTGTGTGCTGATTCCTGAGCCAACGCCCCCCAAAACAGATTGA